The following are from one region of the Capsicum annuum cultivar UCD-10X-F1 chromosome 1, UCD10Xv1.1, whole genome shotgun sequence genome:
- the LOC107843663 gene encoding uncharacterized protein LOC107843663, producing MDPQAFIRLSIGSLGLRLSGTTLTGTKSGINALSSPCVCEIRLRGFPVQTSSVPFISSPEATLDIHNVASSFYLEESDLKALLEPGCFYAPHACLEIVVFTGHKGGHCGVGIKRQQVGTFKLEVGPEWGDGKPVTLFNGWIGIGKNKQESGKSGAELHLRVKLDPDPRYVFQFEDKTKLSPQIVQLQGTIKQPIFSCKFSQDRVSPVDPLNNFWSNSVDGSELDVEKRERKGWKVKIHDLSGSAVAAAFITTPFVPSTGCDWVAKSNPGAWLIVHPDVCRPGCWQPWGKLEAWRERGIRDTICCRFHLLSEGQESGGDLLMSEILISAEKGGEFYIDTDRQVRAAASPLPSPRSSGDFASLSPVAGGFVMSCRVQGEGKCSKPLVQLAMRHVTCVEDAAIFMALAAAVDLSIEACRPFRRRLRRSSRHSW from the exons ATGGATCCTCAGGCTTTTATTAGGCTGTCAATAGGGTCGTTGGGTTTGAGACTGTCTGGGACAACTTTAACCGGTACCAAATCAGGGATAAATGCACTCTCTTCTCCCTGTGTGTGTGAGATCCGTCTTCGAGGTTTCCCTGTGCAGACATCATCTGTTCCCTTTATTTCCTCACCTGAAGCTACCTTGGATATTCACAATGTTGCATCCAGCTTTTATCTTGAAGAATCTGATTTGAAAGCCTTACTGGAACCTGGCTGTTTTTATGCGCCTCACGCATGTCTGGAGATAGTAGTATTCACAGGACACAAAGGTGGCCACTGTGGTGTTGGTATTAAGAGGCAGCAAGTTGGAACGTTTAAGTTGGAAGTAGGTCCTGAGTGGGGTGACGGAAAGCCAGTCACTCTGTTTAATGGCTGGATAGGAATTGGCAAGAACAAGCAGGAGTCTGGAAAATCTGGAGCGGAGCTTCATTTGAGAGTGAAGCTGGACCCTGATCCAAGATATGTATTCCAGTTTGAGGATAAGACGAAACTAAGTCCCCAAATAGTGCAGCTTCAGGGAACCATCAAGCAACCTATTTTCAGTTGCAAGTTTAGTCAGGACag GGTATCTCCGGTAGATCCattaaataatttttggtcaAATTCAGTTGACGGTTCTGAACTAGATGTAGAGAAAAGAGAGAGGAAGGGATGGAAGGTGAAGATACACGATCTCTCTGGCTCGGCTGTTGCAGCAGCGTTCATAACAACTCCGTTTGTGCCATCAACAGGTTGTGATTGGGTGGCCAAGTCCAACCCAGGAGCCTGGTTGATTGTTCATCCTGATGTTTGCAGGCCCGGATGTTGGCAGCCATGGGGAAAGCTTGAAGCATGGCGTGAACGTGGGATCAGAGATACCATTTGCTGTCGCTTCCATCTTCTATCCGAGGGGCAGGAAAGTGGTGGTGATCTTCTCATGTCTGAGATCTTGATCAGTGCAGAGAAGGGTGGTGAGTTCTACATAGACACGGACAGGCAGGTTCGAGCAGCTGCAAGTCCATTGCCTAGTCCAAGAAGCAGCGGAGACTTTGCATCACTAAGTCCTGTTGCAGGGGGCTTTGTCATGAGCTGTCGAGTACAAGGGGAAGGGAAATGCAGCAAGCCCCTCGTGCAACTTGCCATGCGACATGTGACATGTGTGGAAGACGCAGCCATTTTCATGGCGCTTGCTGCTGCAGTTGATCTTAGCATTGAGGCATGCAGGCCTTTTCGCAGAAGGCTACGGAGAAGTAGTCGCCATTCCTGGTGA